A window of the Streptomyces albireticuli genome harbors these coding sequences:
- a CDS encoding YqgE/AlgH family protein, which translates to MSEVSSLTGRLLVATPALADPNFDRAVVLLLDHDEEGSLGVILNRPTPVGVADILESWASLTGEPGVVFQGGPVSLDSALGVGVVPGEGHEKGEKGATTGDGPLGWRRVHGAIGLVDLEAPPELLAAALGSLRIFAGYAGWGPGQLEEELVEGAWYVVESEPGDVSSPEPGQLWRAVLRRQRNELAMVATYPDDPSLN; encoded by the coding sequence ATGTCCGAGGTGTCCTCGCTCACAGGACGGCTGCTTGTCGCGACACCGGCGCTCGCTGACCCGAACTTCGACCGTGCGGTGGTGCTGCTCCTCGACCACGACGAGGAGGGCTCCCTCGGTGTGATCCTCAACCGCCCGACGCCGGTCGGCGTGGCCGACATCCTGGAGTCGTGGGCGTCCCTCACGGGCGAGCCCGGCGTGGTCTTCCAGGGCGGCCCCGTCTCGCTGGACTCCGCGCTGGGCGTGGGCGTGGTGCCGGGGGAGGGGCACGAGAAGGGCGAGAAGGGCGCCACCACCGGGGACGGCCCGCTCGGCTGGCGCCGGGTGCACGGCGCCATCGGCCTCGTCGACCTGGAGGCCCCGCCGGAGCTGCTGGCGGCGGCCCTGGGCTCGCTGCGGATCTTCGCCGGGTACGCTGGCTGGGGGCCCGGCCAGCTGGAGGAGGAGCTGGTCGAGGGCGCCTGGTACGTCGTGGAGTCCGAGCCGGGCGACGTCTCCTCGCCCGAGCCCGGACAGCTGTGGCGGGCGGTGCTGCGGCGCCAGCGCAACGAGCTGGCGATGGTCGCCACGT
- the murA gene encoding UDP-N-acetylglucosamine 1-carboxyvinyltransferase, which produces MTGPDDVLLVHGGTPLEGEIRVRGAKNLVPKAMVAALLGSGPSRLRNVPDIRDVRVVRGLLQLHGVTVRPGDEPGELIMDPSHVESANVADIDAHAGSSRIPILFCGPLLHRLGHAFIPGLGGCDIGGRPIDFHFEVLRQFGATIEKREGGQYLEAPQRLRGCKIRLPYPSVGSTEQVLLTAVLAEGVTELSNAAVEPEIEDLICVLQKMGAIISMDTDRTIRITGVDSLTGYNHRALPDRLEAASWASAALATEGNIYVRGAQQRSMMTFLNTYRKVGGAFEVDDEGIRFWHPGGSLNAIALETDVHPGFQTDWQQPLVVALTQASGLSIVHETVYESRLGFTSALNQMGAHIQLYRECLGGSACRFGQRNFLHSAVVSGPTKLQGADLVIPDLRGGFSYLIAALAAQGTSRVHGIDLINRGYENFMEKLKELGANVELPGGTEA; this is translated from the coding sequence ATGACCGGCCCTGACGATGTACTGCTTGTCCACGGCGGCACCCCGCTCGAGGGCGAGATCCGTGTCCGCGGCGCGAAGAACCTCGTGCCGAAGGCCATGGTCGCCGCGCTGCTCGGCAGCGGACCGAGCCGGCTGCGCAATGTCCCCGACATCCGCGACGTGCGGGTGGTCCGCGGTCTGCTCCAGCTGCACGGTGTGACGGTCCGCCCGGGCGACGAGCCCGGCGAGCTGATCATGGACCCCTCCCATGTGGAGAGCGCCAACGTCGCCGACATCGACGCGCACGCCGGCTCCTCGCGCATCCCGATCCTGTTCTGCGGCCCGCTGCTGCACCGGCTGGGCCACGCGTTCATCCCGGGCCTGGGCGGCTGCGACATCGGCGGCCGGCCGATCGACTTCCACTTCGAGGTGCTCCGCCAGTTCGGCGCGACCATCGAGAAGCGCGAGGGCGGCCAGTACCTGGAGGCCCCGCAGCGGCTGCGCGGCTGCAAGATCCGCCTGCCCTACCCCTCGGTCGGCTCGACCGAGCAGGTGCTGCTGACCGCCGTCCTGGCGGAGGGCGTCACGGAGCTGTCCAACGCGGCCGTCGAGCCGGAGATCGAGGACCTCATCTGCGTATTGCAGAAGATGGGCGCGATCATCTCCATGGACACCGACCGCACCATCCGGATCACCGGTGTGGACTCGCTCACGGGCTACAACCACCGCGCCCTCCCGGACCGCCTGGAGGCGGCCTCCTGGGCGTCCGCGGCGCTGGCCACCGAGGGCAACATCTACGTCCGCGGCGCGCAGCAGCGGTCGATGATGACCTTCCTCAACACCTACCGCAAGGTCGGCGGCGCCTTCGAGGTCGACGACGAGGGCATCCGCTTCTGGCACCCGGGCGGCTCGCTCAACGCCATCGCGCTGGAGACCGACGTCCACCCCGGCTTCCAGACGGACTGGCAGCAGCCGCTGGTCGTGGCCCTGACGCAGGCCTCGGGCCTGTCGATCGTCCACGAGACGGTGTATGAGTCCCGCCTCGGCTTCACCTCCGCGCTCAACCAGATGGGCGCGCACATCCAGCTCTACCGCGAGTGCCTGGGCGGCTCGGCCTGCCGCTTCGGCCAGCGCAACTTCCTGCACTCGGCGGTCGTCTCCGGCCCGACCAAGCTCCAGGGCGCCGACCTGGTCATCCCCGACCTCCGCGGCGGCTTCTCGTACCTGATCGCGGCCCTGGCCGCCCAGGGCACGTCCCGGGTGCACGGCATCGACCTGATCAACCGCGGCTACGAGAACTTCATGGAGAAGCTCAAGGAGCTGGGTGCCAACGTCGAGCTGCCCGGCGGCACGGAAGCCTGA
- a CDS encoding HU family DNA-binding protein, translating into MNRSELVAALADRAEVTRKDADAVLAALAETVGEVVAKGDEKVTIPGFLTFERTHRAARTARNPQTGEPIQIAAGYSVKVSAGSKLKEAAKGK; encoded by the coding sequence ATGAACCGCAGTGAGCTGGTGGCCGCGCTGGCCGACCGCGCCGAGGTGACCCGCAAGGACGCCGACGCCGTCCTGGCCGCGCTCGCCGAGACCGTCGGTGAGGTCGTCGCCAAGGGCGACGAGAAGGTCACCATCCCCGGCTTCCTGACCTTCGAGCGCACCCACCGTGCCGCTCGCACCGCTCGTAACCCGCAGACGGGCGAGCCGATCCAGATCGCCGCCGGTTACAGCGTGAAGGTCTCCGCGGGCTCCAAGCTCAAGGAAGCCGCCAAGGGCAAGTAA
- a CDS encoding NAD-dependent malic enzyme, with protein MATAPSVSYSMTVRLEVPASGTSVGQITTAVESSGGSVTGLDVTASGHEKLRIDVTVAATSTAHADEIVEKLRGIEGVHLGKVSDRTFLMHLGGKIEMASKHPIRNRDDLSMVYTPGVARVCMAIAENPEDARRLTIKRNSVAVVTDGSAVLGLGNIGPKAALPVMEGKAALFKRFAGIDAWPLCLDTQDTDAIVEIVKAIAPGFAGINLEDISAPRCFEIEARLREALDIPVFHDDQHGTAIVVLAALTNALRVVEKSIGDVRVVMSGAGAAGTAILKLLIAAGVKHAVVADIHGVVHAARPDLVDAGPETALRWIADNTNPEGITGTLKEAVRDADVFIGVSAPNVLGGEDVAAMADGAIVFALANPDPEVEPGIARQTAAVVATGRSDFPNQINNVLVFPGVFRGLLDAQSRTVNTDMMLAAARALANVVAEDELNANYIIPSVFNDKVAGAVAGAVREAAKAAGAAVTGTTTV; from the coding sequence ATGGCAACGGCGCCAAGCGTCTCGTACTCGATGACGGTCCGGCTGGAGGTCCCCGCGAGCGGGACGTCGGTCGGTCAGATCACCACGGCCGTGGAGTCCTCCGGCGGATCGGTGACCGGCCTGGACGTCACCGCCTCCGGCCACGAGAAGCTGCGGATCGACGTCACCGTCGCCGCGACCTCCACGGCCCACGCCGACGAGATCGTCGAGAAACTCCGCGGCATCGAGGGCGTCCACCTCGGCAAGGTCTCCGACCGCACCTTCCTGATGCACCTCGGCGGCAAGATCGAAATGGCCTCCAAGCACCCCATCCGCAACCGCGACGACCTCTCCATGGTCTACACCCCCGGCGTCGCCCGCGTGTGCATGGCCATCGCCGAGAACCCCGAGGACGCCCGCCGCCTGACCATCAAGCGCAACAGCGTCGCCGTCGTCACCGACGGCTCCGCCGTCCTGGGCCTGGGCAACATCGGCCCCAAGGCCGCCCTCCCCGTCATGGAGGGCAAGGCCGCCCTCTTCAAACGCTTCGCCGGCATCGACGCCTGGCCCCTGTGCCTGGACACCCAGGACACCGACGCCATCGTCGAGATCGTCAAGGCCATCGCCCCCGGCTTCGCCGGCATCAACCTCGAAGACATCTCCGCACCCCGCTGCTTCGAGATCGAGGCCCGCCTGCGCGAAGCCCTCGACATCCCCGTCTTCCACGACGACCAGCACGGCACCGCCATCGTCGTCCTCGCCGCCCTCACCAACGCCCTGCGCGTGGTGGAGAAGTCCATCGGCGACGTACGGGTCGTCATGTCCGGCGCCGGCGCCGCCGGCACCGCCATCCTCAAGCTCCTCATCGCCGCCGGCGTCAAGCACGCCGTCGTCGCCGACATCCACGGCGTCGTCCACGCCGCCCGCCCCGACCTCGTCGACGCCGGCCCCGAGACCGCCCTGCGCTGGATCGCCGACAACACCAACCCCGAAGGCATCACCGGCACCCTGAAGGAAGCCGTCCGCGACGCGGACGTCTTCATCGGCGTCTCCGCCCCCAACGTCCTGGGCGGCGAGGACGTCGCCGCGATGGCCGACGGCGCGATCGTCTTCGCGCTGGCCAACCCCGACCCCGAGGTCGAGCCCGGCATCGCCCGCCAGACCGCCGCCGTCGTCGCCACCGGCCGCTCCGACTTCCCCAACCAGATCAACAACGTGCTGGTCTTCCCGGGAGTCTTCCGCGGCCTGCTGGACGCCCAGTCCCGCACCGTCAACACCGACATGATGCTCGCCGCCGCCCGCGCCCTCGCCAACGTCGTCGCCGAGGACGAACTCAACGCGAACTACATCATCCCCAGCGTCTTCAACGACAAGGTGGCGGGTGCTGTCGCGGGTGCCGTCCGGGAGGCCGCGAAGGCCGCCGGCGCGGCTGTGACAGGCACCACGACCGTCTGA